A stretch of the Saccharolobus caldissimus genome encodes the following:
- a CDS encoding NAD(P)/FAD-dependent oxidoreductase codes for MILILGGGFAGVSAYNQNKENSLVIDRKDYFLLTPWIIDFICGMKKLEDIIVKYKKVIIGNVQKIDFKYKKVIIDNSKELTYDKLIVSLGHHQNLPRLKGAKEYAHKIETLEDAIELKRRLNEVKDITIIGGGATGVELAGNIKGKKITLIQRRNRLLPTMSTASSKKAEDLLRELGVNLMLGVEAIEIKKDSVVTSYGEIKTELTIFAGGLKGPQIIGNLHANKNHRLLVDKNLKSIEYNDVYGAGDCVTFEDKEIPMTADIAVTAGRVAMKNILGNEIEFKPKRLATIIRIRNEFFGDFGENYVEGKFAKILKDISYLESLLLPRRLRE; via the coding sequence ATGATACTTATCTTAGGCGGAGGATTCGCAGGAGTTTCAGCTTATAATCAAAATAAAGAAAATTCCTTAGTAATTGACAGAAAGGACTATTTTCTCTTAACGCCATGGATAATTGATTTTATATGTGGAATGAAGAAATTAGAAGATATTATAGTAAAATATAAGAAAGTTATAATTGGAAATGTGCAAAAAATTGATTTTAAATATAAGAAAGTTATAATTGATAATAGTAAGGAATTAACTTATGATAAACTTATAGTAAGCTTAGGTCATCATCAAAATCTTCCACGATTAAAAGGAGCTAAAGAGTATGCGCACAAAATAGAAACATTAGAAGATGCTATAGAGTTAAAGAGAAGATTAAATGAAGTTAAGGATATAACTATCATAGGGGGAGGCGCAACTGGTGTAGAGTTAGCTGGGAATATAAAGGGGAAGAAGATCACTTTAATTCAAAGAAGAAATAGATTACTACCAACTATGTCTACCGCCTCGTCAAAAAAGGCTGAAGATCTATTAAGGGAGTTAGGAGTCAATCTAATGTTAGGAGTAGAAGCTATAGAAATCAAAAAAGATTCTGTAGTCACAAGTTATGGTGAGATTAAAACTGAATTAACTATTTTCGCAGGAGGTTTAAAAGGACCACAAATAATAGGCAATTTACATGCTAATAAAAATCATAGACTACTCGTAGACAAAAATCTTAAGTCAATTGAATATAATGACGTTTATGGCGCAGGTGATTGTGTAACATTTGAAGATAAGGAAATTCCAATGACTGCAGATATTGCAGTTACTGCTGGAAGAGTAGCCATGAAGAACATATTAGGTAATGAAATAGAATTTAAACCTAAAAGATTAGCTACGATAATCCGAATTAGAAATGAATTCTTTGGGGACTTTGGGGAAAATTATGTCGAAGGTAAATTTGCTAAAATACTTAAAGATATTTCTTACCTAGAATCATTACTTTTACCTAGACGTTTAAGAGAATAA